TTCGACGACCGCGCCATCCGCGCGTCCTTCCGCAACGCCTCCCGCAAGGAGGCGTCATCGCTCAGTCTCCCGCCCGAGTTCGACGAGATCGATTTCGACCGGCTCGACTATCTCGGCTGGTTCGACCCGAAGCTGCCCCGACGGGCGTACGTGGTCGCAGAGGTCGACGGCGCCCCCGTCGGCATCCTGCTTCAGCGCACCGAGCAGCGCACCCGCAGACGCGCACAGTGCTCGTGGTGCGAAGACGTCACTCTGCGCAACGACGTGCAGTTCTTCTCGGCACGCAAAGCCGGCGCCGCAGGTCGCAACGGCGACACGATCGGCACGCTGATCTGCGAGAACTTCGGCTGCTCGGCCAACGTGCGTCGGCTGCCACCCCTCGCCTACGAGGGATATGACCGCGAGCTCGCGCGCGAGATGCGGATGCTTCGCCTGCGCGAGCATGTCGAGTCATTCGTGCGCGGGTTGGGCTGACATCCGCTGACGGAGGGGGCTCACGCTCCCTCGGTCGGCGAGCCGGCGACCCGGCGCGTCAGCGCGACTGCGCCTCGACGATCGCCTTCTCGAGGTCATCGGGCCCGGTGAGCGTGACCATCCGGCCGTCGACGAAGAATGTCGGCGTCCCCTCCACACCGAGGAAGGTGCCCTCCGACCTGTCGCGGCGCACGCGTTCGGCCGTGGCCGGGTCGGCGACGGCCTCGTCGTAGGCCGCCATGTCGAGGCCGATCTCCTCGGCGAGGTCGCGGAACACCTGCGGGTTCGGCTCGGCGGCTCCGCCCCACTCGGCCTGCGTCTCGAGCAGCCGCTGGTACATCGCCTCGAAATCGCCCTGCTGTGCGGCTGCCTCGGCGGCGAGCGCCGCGGGCATCGAGTTCGCGTGCCCGGGCAGCGGGAAGTACCGCACCGCGTAGGTGATCTGCCCGTCGTATTGCTGCCGCAGCTCTTCCATCACCGGATGAAACGCCGCGCACGCCTCGCATTCGAAGTCGAGGAACTCCACCACGGTCACGGCATCCGCTCCGCCGTCGTCGAGCACGTGCGACTCCTCGCGCAGCACCTGCGGCTTTGGGTCGTTCTCTGATTCGGCGCGCTGCGCCACCGCCCACACGAGCACGCCGATCAGCAGCAGCATGACGAGGCCGCCGGTGACGATGACGGCCTTGACGGAGTTCTTCATGGTTCGATCCTG
The window above is part of the Microbacterium sp. nov. GSS16 genome. Proteins encoded here:
- a CDS encoding FBP domain-containing protein, whose translation is MRPFDDRAIRASFRNASRKEASSLSLPPEFDEIDFDRLDYLGWFDPKLPRRAYVVAEVDGAPVGILLQRTEQRTRRRAQCSWCEDVTLRNDVQFFSARKAGAAGRNGDTIGTLICENFGCSANVRRLPPLAYEGYDRELAREMRMLRLREHVESFVRGLG
- a CDS encoding DsbA family protein yields the protein MKNSVKAVIVTGGLVMLLLIGVLVWAVAQRAESENDPKPQVLREESHVLDDGGADAVTVVEFLDFECEACAAFHPVMEELRQQYDGQITYAVRYFPLPGHANSMPAALAAEAAAQQGDFEAMYQRLLETQAEWGGAAEPNPQVFRDLAEEIGLDMAAYDEAVADPATAERVRRDRSEGTFLGVEGTPTFFVDGRMVTLTGPDDLEKAIVEAQSR